GGTGGTGAGCTTTATTTTACCCCATGGCGAGGAGAGTGAGAGACCAGGAGACGAGAGAGGAAGCGGCGGCGGAGTGGAGATTCGGAGAGTCCCACTCAAGAACGTTCATGATCCCGCTGAGTGACGTCGCCATTCCGACGACCCCGGCGATCAACGAGAATATTACGAATAAGCCAGTCGCCATGTTCCCCACCGGGAAGTATATCGGGAAGATCTTCGCCGGGAGAGAGAGCACCGACGCTGCATAAACCATAAGAAGATTTGATTGATCACATTCAATCATGAAAATAGTTGGATCATTATGTTTTGTTAATTACCGGACTCGCGAGCTCTCTCGATGCCGTGATTAACAGCCCAGGCAGCGATGACGGTGACTACAAAATAGAGGCCAAGATTCAGCAACAGAAGCATGAAAGCCGCCGACTTTGATCCTCCTGAAGCCATGATAGTGCCTAAAAGAAAGATTCTCTGAGTTTTCCGACAGAAAAAAAAAAATTGGAAAAGACTTTCTCTGTGTTCTGTCTTGGGATAATCACAAGATCTCTGTATGTCTGTGTATATATATATTTGTTTATCCAGTTTATAGGAATAAAACTTTCTTCAGCTGCAATCAATGTTTTAAGTTCCTTACTTTGTCTTTCACTTTGGCCAACGAATCAAATCCCAACCTTATTTTGCTGTCTTCTTCACAGAGGAAGAAGAAGAAGAAAAAAATACTACAAAATGACGAATACACCTGTCAGACTGAAACTTCTCCCGGGAAAATCTGTCAGGAATGAAACGTTTCCGGGGAAACTAACGAGGAAAAAAAAACAAGGTTCACTTCTAACCAATAATAAATTAAACTAGATCTCGATCCGCGCAACGTTTTTGTTTCCATTTATTTTTATATAAATATTTTGTTTTCAATTCTAAATGGATATATGTTATAATATATACGAAGTGTGTTTATCAATTTTTAAAACATAAAAAATTTACGGTATATTTTTTTTTATTGAATAGATGGTTTCAAACTTTCACATGTATTTGTATATTTTTCTATATATATTTTTTTGGATTATTATTTCATTATTGAAATCCTAACTATATATATAAAGATTGATAAAATATTGTTTTATTGTCATCTTCAAATATATTGTAACATTTCACAAATTTATAAAGTTTAAAGAAAAATAAACTTTCAGCTTCATAGATTTATATCGTTAAAAATGAACTTTTAGCTTCATGTCACAAGTCATATATATTACTTGTAGAAAATTTTGAATAAGTTATTATGGTTATTATATATTAGAGGATATTCTTCTTAGTTGTTTCGCTATTTCATAGCAAAAATTTAGGAAACACACATGAGGAGTCGACGGCAAGTTATAATTCGATCATTATGTTTAGAATATCCTTTTTTAAACGTTCAAGTAATATGATACTGTGTAAATTAGTTGTTTCGATATAAGGAATATATATATATTATTGTTGCAACAGAATCTTGGTTTTGAAAAA
The DNA window shown above is from Brassica oleracea var. oleracea cultivar TO1000 chromosome C3, BOL, whole genome shotgun sequence and carries:
- the LOC106332638 gene encoding uncharacterized protein LOC106332638, translating into MASGGSKSAAFMLLLLNLGLYFVVTVIAAWAVNHGIERARESASVLSLPAKIFPIYFPVGNMATGLFVIFSLIAGVVGMATSLSGIMNVLEWDSPNLHSAAASSLVSWSLTLLAMGLACKEINIGWTEANLRTLEVLTIIVSGTQLLCTGAIHVGVGETVAAERPHAGRV